From a single Adhaeribacter swui genomic region:
- a CDS encoding alpha-N-arabinofuranosidase: protein MNKLKLSLLFLVSGFSSFAQNTIKINPAGTGKAEVKISKHIYGHFAEHLGACIYGGFYVGENSKIPNTNGVRNDVVTALKNLKIPNLRWPGGCFADTYHWKDGIGPKDKRPTIVNTWWGGVTENNSFGTHDFLNMCELIGTEPYLAGNIGSGTVQELADWVQYTNFDGESPMSKQRRENGREKPWKVKYWGVGNEAWGCGGNMTADYYANEYRKYATFITDWNKSGDLFRIASGANSADYNWTETLMKNIPGSLLEGVALHHYSVIDWNKKGPSTDFNEQQYFTTMQRAWQMEELVTKHSAIMDKYDPQKKIALVVDEWGGWYEVEPGTNPGFLYQQNTMRDAMIAGMTLNIFNNHSDRVRMANLAQAINVLQAVILTKDEKMILTPTYHVMEMYNVHQDATLLPLEVKSKDYVMGDKKLPAVSASASRDAKGLTHISLTNIDSKNTQEVSIDLPGTKNGGVTGRILASGKLQDYNSFENPKKIQPAAFKDAKLNAGKLTVKVPPFSVVVLEVK from the coding sequence ATGAACAAATTAAAATTAAGTTTGCTTTTTCTGGTAAGTGGTTTTTCTTCGTTTGCGCAGAATACCATTAAAATTAATCCGGCCGGAACTGGCAAGGCCGAAGTAAAAATCAGCAAACACATTTACGGCCATTTTGCCGAACATTTAGGCGCCTGTATTTACGGTGGTTTTTATGTAGGCGAGAACTCCAAAATACCCAATACCAATGGCGTTCGTAACGACGTAGTAACGGCGCTAAAAAATTTAAAAATTCCGAATTTACGCTGGCCCGGTGGTTGTTTTGCCGATACTTACCATTGGAAAGACGGCATTGGACCCAAAGATAAACGCCCGACCATTGTAAATACCTGGTGGGGTGGCGTAACCGAAAATAACAGTTTTGGTACCCACGATTTTTTAAATATGTGCGAGTTAATCGGCACCGAACCTTACCTGGCCGGTAACATTGGCAGCGGCACGGTGCAAGAACTGGCCGATTGGGTACAATACACCAATTTTGATGGCGAAAGTCCCATGTCGAAGCAGCGCCGCGAAAACGGCCGCGAAAAACCTTGGAAAGTTAAATACTGGGGCGTTGGTAACGAAGCCTGGGGTTGCGGCGGTAACATGACCGCTGATTATTACGCCAACGAATACCGCAAATACGCTACTTTTATTACGGACTGGAACAAATCCGGCGACTTATTCCGGATTGCCTCCGGCGCTAATTCGGCTGATTATAACTGGACCGAAACCTTAATGAAAAACATTCCGGGTAGTTTATTGGAAGGCGTAGCTTTGCACCATTATTCGGTAATTGACTGGAATAAAAAAGGGCCTTCTACCGATTTTAATGAGCAGCAATATTTTACCACCATGCAGCGGGCCTGGCAAATGGAAGAACTGGTAACCAAACATTCTGCTATTATGGATAAGTATGACCCGCAGAAAAAAATAGCTTTGGTGGTAGATGAATGGGGCGGCTGGTACGAAGTTGAGCCGGGTACTAACCCTGGATTTTTATATCAACAAAACACCATGCGCGATGCCATGATTGCCGGGATGACTTTAAATATTTTCAATAATCACAGCGACCGCGTTCGGATGGCAAACCTTGCTCAGGCTATAAACGTGTTGCAGGCCGTTATTCTGACGAAAGACGAAAAAATGATACTGACGCCTACCTACCACGTGATGGAAATGTACAATGTGCACCAGGATGCCACTTTACTACCATTAGAAGTTAAAAGTAAAGATTATGTAATGGGAGATAAAAAATTGCCGGCGGTTTCAGCTTCGGCTTCCCGCGATGCTAAGGGCTTGACTCATATCTCGCTGACAAATATTGATAGTAAAAATACCCAGGAAGTAAGCATTGATTTGCCTGGTACAAAAAATGGTGGCGTAACAGGTAGAATATTAGCTTCCGGAAAATTGCAGGATTATAACTCTTTCGAAAATCCTAAAAAAATTCAGCCAGCCGCCTTTAAAGATGCCAAGTTAAATGCCGGTAAATTAACCGTAAAAGTGCCGCCGTTTTCGGTAGTTGTGTTGGAAGTAAAGTAG
- a CDS encoding sugar phosphate isomerase/epimerase family protein produces MQRRAFVKSLAMGTASITLAPKLLATPLPKAIGVQLWNIREYLKKDLIGSLTKLAKIGYNQLELFGYDGTYWGKTPKEFSKICTDLGFTIISAHFETGRIDKAKGTLWYGWDKAVEDTALMNIPYMVCAWLFKEERTSLDLYKALADKLNTAGETCQKVKIQLGYHSHNFEFPPIDGIVPYDLLLERTDKDLLKMEADLFWITKAGVDPVAYFKKHPGRFPLWHVKDMEKGSEQFAEVGHGIINFDRLFAAREIAGLKHWFVEQDQTSREPFESLTMSRDYILKKNF; encoded by the coding sequence ATGCAAAGAAGAGCTTTCGTGAAATCGCTGGCAATGGGAACTGCCAGTATAACACTGGCGCCAAAATTATTAGCTACTCCCCTGCCCAAAGCCATTGGCGTGCAGCTATGGAATATCCGGGAATACTTAAAAAAAGATTTAATCGGCTCTTTAACTAAACTCGCCAAAATAGGTTATAACCAATTAGAGTTATTTGGCTACGATGGCACTTACTGGGGTAAAACCCCAAAGGAATTCAGTAAAATATGCACGGATTTGGGCTTTACCATTATTAGTGCACACTTTGAAACCGGCCGTATTGATAAAGCCAAAGGCACTTTATGGTACGGTTGGGATAAAGCCGTAGAAGATACTGCCTTGATGAATATACCCTATATGGTGTGCGCCTGGCTGTTTAAAGAAGAACGCACCAGCCTGGACCTTTATAAAGCCTTAGCCGATAAATTAAACACCGCGGGTGAAACTTGCCAAAAAGTTAAAATCCAATTAGGTTATCATAGCCACAATTTCGAGTTTCCGCCGATAGACGGCATTGTTCCCTACGACCTTTTGCTGGAACGAACCGATAAAGATTTATTAAAAATGGAAGCCGACCTTTTCTGGATAACCAAAGCCGGAGTAGATCCGGTAGCATATTTTAAAAAACACCCCGGCCGTTTTCCGTTATGGCACGTGAAAGATATGGAAAAAGGCTCGGAGCAATTTGCCGAAGTAGGCCATGGCATTATCAATTTTGATCGCCTGTTTGCCGCGCGGGAAATAGCCGGCTTAAAGCATTGGTTTGTAGAACAAGACCAAACCAGCCGGGAGCCTTTCGAAAGTTTAACTATGAGCCGCGATTATATTTTAAAGAAGAATTTTTAA
- a CDS encoding NUDIX hydrolase, with amino-acid sequence MMKYIGQTRILVAVDCIIFGFDGTDFKLLLIQRGFAPEKKKWSLMGGFIQPEETLEVAANRVLKQLTGLEDVYLEQLPAFSGPDRDPVERTIAVPYFALIDIHKYEKQISHEYHAEWFLLNDMPQLIFDHREMVELAKKRLRYKAALHPVLFELLPEKFTIPQLQALYEGLYEAEFDKRNFSRKLLSTGLLVKQNEKDKENSRKGAFYYKLDKRKYSENFQAFLKFIPNPDKFLV; translated from the coding sequence ATGATGAAGTATATAGGTCAAACCCGAATATTGGTCGCCGTAGACTGTATTATATTCGGTTTTGATGGTACCGATTTTAAATTATTATTGATTCAGCGGGGCTTTGCGCCGGAGAAAAAGAAGTGGAGTTTAATGGGCGGGTTTATTCAACCGGAAGAAACCCTGGAAGTAGCCGCTAACCGGGTACTTAAACAATTAACCGGTTTAGAAGACGTGTACTTGGAACAGTTACCTGCATTTAGCGGTCCGGACCGCGACCCCGTGGAAAGAACTATTGCCGTACCTTACTTTGCTTTAATTGATATACACAAGTACGAAAAGCAAATCAGCCACGAGTACCACGCCGAATGGTTTTTACTAAACGACATGCCGCAGTTAATTTTCGACCACCGCGAAATGGTAGAATTAGCAAAAAAACGACTGCGCTACAAAGCTGCTTTGCATCCGGTGTTGTTTGAATTATTACCCGAGAAATTTACTATTCCGCAATTACAAGCCCTGTACGAAGGTCTATACGAAGCTGAATTTGATAAACGGAATTTCAGCCGGAAACTTTTATCGACTGGTTTGCTGGTGAAGCAAAACGAAAAAGACAAAGAAAACTCCCGCAAAGGCGCCTTTTACTATAAATTGGATAAGCGGAAATACTCCGAAAACTTCCAGGCATTTTTAAAATTCATCCCCAATCCGGATAAATTTCTGGTATAA
- a CDS encoding aldose epimerase family protein produces the protein MNLRLKLPFSILGIFLLSLGACNSGSKNQNAESDSSQAADSTATASSPEVSLPTKSDFQNVFSDQKTDLYVLKNKNNVQAAITNYGGRLISLLVPDKSGKMTDVIVGFDKLKPFTEGGDTYFGALIGRYGNRIAKGKFTLDGKTYTLATNNGPNHLHGGKVGFSRVIWDGNQSNDSTLVLTYVSKDGEEGYPGTLTSKVTYTLSSANELKIDYEATTDKKTVVNLTNHSYFNLNGAGSGTILGHQLQINADRYTPVDSTLIPTGKIEALAGTPLDFKKATAIGDRINDTHQQIKFGGGYDHNYVLATQRSATLKPAAAVLGDKTGIYMEVSTQEPGIQFYSGNFLEGKNQIKGGKQDEYRSAFCLETQHFPNSPNQPNFPSTTLAPGQTYKTSTVYKFSVKQ, from the coding sequence ATGAACCTTCGACTGAAATTACCTTTCTCTATTCTGGGAATTTTTTTATTGTCCTTGGGCGCCTGTAACAGCGGCAGCAAAAATCAAAATGCCGAATCTGATAGCAGCCAGGCCGCCGATTCTACGGCCACAGCTTCGTCGCCGGAAGTAAGTTTGCCCACAAAATCTGATTTTCAGAATGTTTTTTCCGACCAGAAAACGGACTTGTACGTGCTAAAAAACAAAAATAACGTGCAGGCAGCTATTACCAATTACGGAGGACGTTTGATAAGCTTGCTGGTTCCGGACAAATCCGGCAAAATGACCGATGTAATTGTGGGTTTCGATAAATTAAAGCCTTTTACCGAAGGAGGAGATACGTATTTTGGCGCCTTAATTGGTCGTTACGGCAACCGGATTGCCAAAGGTAAATTTACCCTCGATGGTAAAACGTATACCCTCGCTACCAATAACGGCCCGAACCATTTACACGGCGGTAAAGTAGGTTTTTCGCGGGTTATCTGGGATGGTAATCAAAGCAACGATAGCACTTTGGTATTAACCTATGTATCTAAAGATGGGGAAGAAGGCTATCCGGGTACTTTAACTTCTAAAGTAACGTACACCCTCAGCAGCGCGAATGAATTGAAAATTGATTACGAAGCTACTACCGATAAAAAAACCGTAGTAAACTTAACCAATCACTCATATTTTAACTTAAACGGCGCAGGCAGTGGTACCATCCTGGGCCACCAATTACAAATTAACGCCGACCGCTACACACCCGTTGATTCTACTTTAATTCCTACGGGTAAAATTGAAGCGCTAGCCGGCACCCCGCTCGACTTTAAAAAAGCTACTGCCATTGGCGACCGGATTAACGACACACACCAGCAAATAAAATTTGGCGGAGGCTACGACCATAATTACGTATTAGCTACCCAAAGAAGCGCTACGTTAAAACCGGCGGCTGCCGTACTCGGCGATAAAACCGGTATTTACATGGAAGTATCTACCCAAGAGCCTGGTATTCAATTCTACAGTGGTAACTTTTTAGAAGGTAAGAATCAAATTAAAGGCGGCAAACAAGACGAATACCGCTCAGCCTTTTGCCTCGAAACGCAGCATTTCCCTAATTCGCCGAACCAACCTAATTTCCCTTCCACGACACTAGCGCCGGGTCAAACCTATAAAACATCCACGGTTTATAAGTTTTCGGTGAAGCAGTAA
- a CDS encoding ribulokinase, whose protein sequence is MEKEAYVIGIDYGTDSVRSVVVNALNGQEVAAVVYQYPRWQQGLYCIPTENQFRQHPLDYIEGLEHTVKACLAQAGPEVAAAVKGIAVDTTGSTPVAVDKSGTPLALLPGFEENPHAMFVLWKDHTAVNEAAEINEHAKNFDINYLQYVGGIYSSEWFWAKLLRTLRADEQVRAAAYSWVEHCDWIPFLLTGGTEVQDMKRSVCAAGHKSLWATEFNGLPPEEFFASLDNLLSGFRERLFTDAYSSDKPAGNLSSEWAERLGLSTDVVVGVGAFDAHMGAVGGQVEPYHLSKVMGTSTCDMLVAPLDEVKDKLVNGICGQVPGSVIPGMMGMEAGQSAFGDTYAWFKKVLLWPLQQLLAQSKVINAETANDLIAEISGRIIPELSAEAAKIPVSENLEYALDWLNGRRTPDANQLLKGAISGLGLGSDAPRIFRALVEATCFGAKNIVDRFNEQGVPVKGLIGLGGVAKKSPFIMQMMADVMNMPIRIHKSEQTCAIGAAMFAATAAGIYPRVEEAMAAMGQGFDAEYFPNAERAKVYAQRYEKYTALGGFVEGQLRVVKSPLISDLPETGTKAQEPHTNEEKQKEDALETAENSNN, encoded by the coding sequence ATGGAAAAAGAGGCATATGTAATTGGGATTGATTACGGCACGGATTCGGTACGGTCGGTAGTGGTGAACGCGCTTAACGGACAGGAAGTAGCCGCCGTCGTGTACCAGTACCCCCGCTGGCAACAAGGTTTATATTGCATCCCCACCGAAAATCAGTTCCGGCAACATCCTTTGGATTATATCGAAGGTTTGGAACACACGGTTAAAGCTTGTCTGGCGCAAGCCGGACCGGAAGTAGCTGCGGCGGTTAAAGGTATTGCCGTAGATACTACGGGGTCTACGCCGGTGGCCGTGGATAAATCGGGTACGCCGCTGGCATTACTGCCGGGTTTTGAAGAAAACCCACATGCCATGTTTGTGCTCTGGAAAGACCATACCGCCGTAAACGAAGCCGCCGAAATAAACGAACACGCTAAAAATTTTGATATTAACTACCTGCAATACGTGGGCGGGATTTATTCTTCGGAGTGGTTCTGGGCCAAGTTACTGCGGACTTTACGCGCCGACGAACAAGTGCGAGCCGCTGCCTATTCCTGGGTAGAACACTGCGATTGGATTCCTTTTCTGCTTACTGGTGGTACCGAAGTTCAGGATATGAAACGCAGCGTGTGCGCGGCCGGTCATAAATCGTTATGGGCAACGGAGTTTAACGGTTTACCCCCCGAAGAGTTCTTTGCCTCTTTAGACAACTTACTTTCTGGTTTCCGCGAGCGGTTATTTACGGATGCTTACTCTTCTGATAAACCTGCTGGTAATCTTAGTTCGGAATGGGCCGAACGATTAGGGCTATCTACCGACGTTGTAGTAGGAGTAGGGGCTTTCGATGCGCACATGGGCGCTGTGGGCGGTCAGGTAGAACCATATCACCTGAGCAAAGTAATGGGCACTTCTACCTGCGACATGTTGGTAGCCCCTCTGGATGAAGTAAAAGATAAATTAGTAAATGGCATTTGCGGCCAAGTGCCGGGTTCGGTTATTCCGGGCATGATGGGCATGGAGGCTGGTCAATCGGCTTTTGGGGATACCTACGCCTGGTTTAAAAAAGTTTTGCTCTGGCCACTGCAACAACTGCTTGCTCAATCTAAAGTAATTAACGCCGAAACCGCAAATGATTTAATAGCCGAGATTTCTGGTCGCATTATTCCGGAGCTTAGCGCGGAAGCAGCCAAAATACCGGTGTCCGAAAATCTGGAATACGCCCTCGATTGGCTCAATGGCCGGCGAACTCCCGATGCCAATCAGCTTTTAAAAGGTGCTATTTCGGGTCTGGGTTTAGGCAGCGATGCTCCCCGTATTTTCCGGGCCTTGGTTGAAGCTACTTGCTTTGGCGCTAAAAATATAGTAGACCGCTTTAACGAACAAGGCGTGCCGGTGAAAGGCTTAATTGGCTTAGGCGGTGTCGCTAAAAAATCGCCGTTTATTATGCAAATGATGGCCGATGTAATGAATATGCCTATCCGGATTCATAAATCGGAACAAACCTGCGCGATTGGGGCTGCTATGTTTGCCGCTACGGCGGCCGGGATTTACCCTCGGGTAGAAGAAGCTATGGCCGCCATGGGGCAAGGCTTTGATGCCGAATACTTCCCTAATGCTGAACGGGCTAAAGTGTATGCCCAACGCTATGAAAAATATACTGCTTTAGGCGGATTTGTGGAAGGTCAGTTACGCGTCGTAAAATCACCTTTAATATCAGACTTGCCCGAAACGGGTACTAAAGCCCAGGAGCCACACACCAACGAGGAAAAGCAAAAAGAAGATGCCCTGGAAACGGCCGAAAATAGTAACAATTAA
- a CDS encoding PKD domain-containing protein, whose protein sequence is MKKIFTRASLIILASFHFANTGFAQDGLSKVWDKTYGGSKADILQIHLPTKDGGFILGGTSDSPVSGNKSVDVKGKQDFWIIKLDAAGNKQWDKTLGGSGSDYLQAIQQTNDGGYILGGSSDSPVSGDRTAAAAGKQDFWVVKLDATGNKTWDKAYGGNSNDYLKSVVQTKEGGYILGGISESPVSGKTGFNKTAASKGEHDYWLVKIDVNGAKTWDKTIGGSSFDYLQTVQQTTDGGYILGGHSFSPAGGNKSAASKGYGDFWIVKTDAAGNVQWDKTLGGNLDEIFTSMVLTNDGGYLAGGVSKSAVGGDKSAASKGFGDYWIVKLDAAGAKKWDKTIGGTNNDYLQSVISTVDGGYLLGGTSSSPISGDKTTDTNGNADYWIVKVDANGAKKWDKTFGGAGYDNLQSIQQTSTGAYILAGTSNSATGTQKLAVAKGETDFWIINTAVNGTEQPPVVEKPVVDQKVESFTLVNADTDQDLFTLTDGTTLNLATLPTRNLNIRANTSTNTVDSVSFRLSGAENKNYAEATAPFVLFGTVGNDYNAWTPTVGTYQLQGNIYSAAMDSDTVGTSLTIAFTVTDQTDSTKTQNPVVNQNPVANAGTDITITQPTSTVALNGSATDVNGTITGYTWSQVSGPTTASFNSKTIAQPIVGGLTAGTYVFNLVATNNLNLTSAGDQVTVTVNTAPSLPVANAGADITITLPTNSVTLTGSATDAKATISGYTWSQVSGPSTASFSSKTTAKPVVSNLTAGTYVFSLVATNSQKAVSLADQVTIVVNNKVTTNSQLVFTLVNADTDKDILTLKDGATLNLATLPTKNLNIRVNADAATVKSIKLALSGKWTVNKTETAPYTLFGDEKKSDGSINYGGVVFSLGDYTLKASPYSGTNASGTAGTSATIKFKVINQAASKVASANATLQTATAVSLSNYPNPFQGQTTIQFTSAQSQDYKLEVYDLSGNLVKTLKTAKAVAGENVQVTWNASQNKEGIYIIRLTTKNDVQHLRVILGK, encoded by the coding sequence ATGAAAAAAATCTTTACCCGCGCATCCCTGATTATATTAGCAAGCTTTCATTTTGCCAATACTGGCTTCGCTCAAGATGGTTTATCTAAAGTTTGGGATAAAACCTACGGGGGAAGCAAAGCGGATATTTTGCAAATTCATTTACCAACTAAAGACGGTGGATTTATTTTGGGCGGCACCTCTGATTCGCCGGTTAGCGGCAACAAATCGGTAGATGTTAAAGGAAAACAAGATTTCTGGATTATAAAACTGGATGCCGCCGGCAACAAACAATGGGATAAAACCTTAGGTGGCAGCGGTTCTGATTATTTACAAGCCATTCAGCAAACCAATGATGGCGGTTATATTTTAGGCGGAAGCTCTGATTCGCCAGTAAGCGGCGACAGAACTGCCGCCGCCGCTGGCAAACAAGATTTTTGGGTGGTAAAATTAGATGCTACTGGCAATAAAACCTGGGATAAGGCTTACGGCGGTAATTCTAACGATTATTTAAAATCAGTGGTACAAACCAAAGAAGGCGGTTATATCTTAGGTGGTATCTCAGAATCTCCGGTTAGTGGTAAAACCGGATTTAATAAAACTGCCGCTTCTAAAGGCGAACACGATTACTGGTTAGTTAAAATAGATGTAAACGGCGCTAAAACCTGGGATAAAACCATTGGTGGCAGCAGCTTTGATTATTTACAAACCGTACAACAAACTACTGATGGCGGCTACATTTTAGGCGGTCATTCTTTCTCGCCGGCTGGTGGCAATAAATCAGCTGCATCTAAAGGTTACGGCGATTTCTGGATAGTAAAAACCGACGCTGCCGGCAATGTACAATGGGATAAAACCTTAGGCGGAAATTTAGACGAGATTTTTACCTCGATGGTACTTACCAATGATGGTGGCTACTTGGCAGGAGGCGTTTCTAAATCAGCGGTTGGCGGCGATAAATCAGCTGCTTCTAAAGGCTTCGGCGATTACTGGATTGTTAAATTAGATGCGGCCGGCGCTAAAAAATGGGATAAAACGATTGGCGGTACAAACAACGACTACTTACAAAGTGTAATCTCTACTGTTGATGGCGGTTATTTGTTAGGCGGAACCTCTAGCTCCCCGATCAGCGGCGATAAAACTACCGATACCAACGGGAATGCCGATTATTGGATTGTTAAAGTAGATGCCAATGGCGCTAAAAAATGGGACAAAACTTTCGGGGGCGCTGGCTACGATAACCTGCAATCCATTCAACAAACAAGCACTGGCGCTTACATTTTAGCCGGCACCTCCAACTCTGCCACCGGCACCCAAAAATTGGCTGTTGCCAAAGGCGAAACTGATTTTTGGATTATAAATACTGCTGTAAACGGTACAGAACAACCACCGGTAGTAGAAAAACCAGTAGTAGACCAAAAAGTAGAAAGCTTTACCTTAGTAAACGCCGACACCGACCAAGATTTATTTACTTTAACGGATGGCACCACACTGAATCTGGCTACTTTGCCAACCCGCAACCTGAACATCCGGGCAAACACCTCCACCAACACCGTAGATAGCGTTTCTTTCCGTTTAAGCGGCGCCGAAAATAAAAACTACGCCGAAGCTACTGCTCCTTTTGTTTTATTTGGAACTGTAGGTAATGATTACAACGCCTGGACTCCAACCGTAGGTACGTATCAATTGCAAGGTAATATTTATTCTGCTGCCATGGACTCAGATACCGTTGGAACCTCTTTAACAATCGCCTTTACCGTAACAGACCAGACCGATTCAACTAAAACGCAAAATCCGGTGGTGAATCAAAACCCCGTAGCTAATGCCGGCACCGATATTACCATTACCCAGCCCACCAGCACCGTAGCGTTAAACGGTAGCGCTACCGATGTGAATGGCACCATTACGGGCTATACCTGGAGCCAGGTAAGCGGTCCTACTACGGCCAGCTTTAACAGTAAAACAATTGCGCAGCCAATTGTTGGTGGCTTAACCGCCGGAACCTACGTATTCAACCTGGTTGCTACTAACAACTTAAACCTAACCAGTGCCGGTGACCAAGTAACGGTAACCGTAAATACAGCTCCTTCTTTACCAGTTGCCAATGCCGGTGCCGATATTACTATTACGCTACCAACTAACTCCGTAACTTTGACCGGCAGCGCTACCGATGCAAAAGCTACCATCTCGGGTTATACCTGGAGCCAGGTAAGCGGCCCTTCTACGGCCAGCTTCAGCAGCAAAACTACAGCAAAACCAGTTGTTAGTAATTTAACCGCCGGAACTTATGTTTTCAGTTTAGTAGCTACTAACTCTCAAAAAGCAGTAAGTTTAGCCGACCAGGTAACAATTGTGGTAAACAACAAAGTAACTACTAATTCGCAACTGGTATTTACTTTAGTTAATGCCGATACAGATAAAGATATTTTAACCCTAAAGGATGGCGCTACTTTAAACTTAGCTACCCTGCCAACTAAAAACTTAAACATTCGGGTTAACGCCGACGCTGCTACAGTAAAAAGCATTAAATTAGCTTTAAGCGGCAAATGGACTGTAAACAAAACCGAAACAGCTCCTTACACCTTATTCGGTGACGAGAAAAAAAGTGATGGCAGCATTAACTACGGTGGTGTGGTATTCTCTTTAGGCGATTACACCTTAAAAGCTTCTCCATACTCCGGTACTAATGCCAGCGGTACAGCAGGAACTTCAGCTACCATTAAATTTAAAGTAATCAACCAGGCAGCCAGCAAAGTAGCATCTGCTAACGCCACTTTACAAACTGCTACCGCCGTAAGCCTGAGTAACTACCCGAACCCGTTCCAAGGTCAAACTACCATCCAGTTTACCTCTGCGCAATCGCAAGACTACAAATTAGAAGTATATGATTTGAGCGGT